The stretch of DNA CACAGGACGCGCTGCGCGAACACCGCTTGCGGAATGCTATACCGTTTAAGCTCGCTGCTTATTTTCTGCGCCAACTCTTTCGTGTTTATCTCTTCGATTTCGTGTTTGGAGCCGCCCGCGCCGCCGGTCGGGTCGTTCGCCGACGTCGGCCGTTCGCGCAGTCCGCTCGAGCTCGGCGACGGAGAGCTAAGTCCGTTTAGCGTTTGGTGCATCATGTGATTCGGCGAGCCGAGCCGCGAGCCGGGGCCGCCTAAACCGCGCGAGTACGCGTCGTACGTATTTGGACTGAGGTTCACCATCGGTTTGTGTTCGGGTTTCGGCGAGTGTATTCCGTTTTGACTGTAAGCCGGGTACGAACCTAGACTTTGTTGTGCATAACCGTTACTGGACATCATCGACATGGCGGGCGCGGCGCCCGCGAGCGAATGCcccatattcatattcataccCATACCGCTGATCTTATCGTACCTGTAAGCCGCGGCGTTCATGTCCATGACGTTTCCGACGTGTCCTAAAGTGTTATTTTGCATCAGAGTGAAGCCGCCGCTCACGCTCGGGCTCGGGCCGTGGCTGAACTTATCCGAAACGGTCGAAATCGGCGGCAGAGGCTGCAACGGGGTCAACGTCGCGTAACTATGGTTCGTCGCGTTATACCCGGGGCTCATCCTACCGTTAAGCGTTTGGTACGTCGGCTCCGGTACGATTTGGTGCGCGCGAAAATCGCTGGCGTCGATCATATTCGCCACGGCGCTTACTTCGACAGTAGCGGCGGGGACAACGGTCGTCGATGTAGTTCCAGATCTCGGAGATGAAAGATCGTGTTGTTGTtcgtgttgttgttgttggttGATGATATCGgatgctgctgctactgctgctgtaGAGGGACTGCTGCTCCCTGCTGACGAATCGGTCGTGTCACCTCCTACACCGCTACCAGTACTACTGATGATGACGATTTGTTGATCGTTGTGAAGCTCTCCCATATTTTCCATCGTCATATTCTATAAACTAACGATCAAACGGCGCGTACACGGTTCCACTGATGATTATTCGAACGTCTAGTTTGCCGCGGATTGGTTGGCTGCGCCCGAAATGGGGTGTTCTAGCGCTGTTCCGTCGCTGAAATCGATCACGATGAAGACAATGTACACAACGCGACGAAATCCTCCATGTTTGACCTGACAGGCGCATGCGCACAAGCGTCTAGAGCGGCGTCGCGACGCGATCGCGCGTGCGCCGAACTCTAGAGCCATGCAACGAGCCTCCACCGTGAGACGTCAATCATTTGGcattttatgcaaattaggcgAATTTATTATCGGGCGATTTGTCGGCGAGGATTCGAATGTCAGAAACGCGGTGGCGATCGCGCCGTCGACATCTCTTCCGTGCAGAAATTAACCGTCAAACAAACCATTCGGCGATTtgtaatgaaaaaagaaaaaatccgAATCCGCGATTTAACTATTTAATtactgttgtttatttatctttCTCTGTGACAGCTGATGTTCGGGGTCCGTTTCAGCATCAAACGCGGATGGCCACGTTAGATAATTAATTGCGGGTTTGGATTTTTCTTTAATTAAtcgaattaattaattaactaCTGTTAATTTTTCTGCCCGCTGGCAGTTTTCGGGTCACAGTTTCTTCGGAAGAGACAGAACAACACAGTAAAATAAACAgtaattgattatcaattagaTACGAGTTTGGATTTTTCTGGCGAACGTTTTTTAACAGCAAAACAGTGATGTTCGAGTTTTAATGGGATCTAGAATTTAAAGTGTCATCACACGCGTGTGAATATTAGGTCAGCTGCGATGGCATCCATCCAAAAGTGctgtttattcaaattttgactGTATCTTCTATCAGGAGAACACGCTTATTTGGACACGATCTACGCATTTTGCGGTATCCGGTAACGACCGTTTTAATTCTCGTTGCAAAGCTGCAATTTTGCTACTACCAAATTTTGTGGATTTTTAAGTAAGTAATAACTATTCAATCGATGTTATGTTTAGATTATGTGGCAAATATAACTAGATTTAGattcatttcgaaaaaaaCCGTATTGCGCTTGGTTTATCATTAGCGGGTTTTGTTTTAGAAAACACGTCGTTGATTAGACGTATAACGGAATGATGAAAGTTTTCGTTTTTCTGCCTGTGGACTGTGGTATTTACATCGACGACGATACACTGCCTGACCGTCCCGTCTCCATGACGCTCTGGGGAACTTATCGCATGGGCGGAGCATAGAAGCCGTCGTGCACCGATTACAGATATCCAACCATAATAGCGCTCATTGCTGTTTTACGGAGAACAAAAACAGAAGCGCGTGGTTTTCGCTTTGCCGCGGTCGTTAATTACACATTTTGACAACACTTTCGACCATATTTTGGTCATCAGAGCATAACGGCGTCTCCCACTTATTTAACCCATACAATTAAACTATTGATTAATGATTAATAGTTAAATTGTACAGAAATAAATCGTCAACAATTGAATTGCGATCGAAACACAGAATCGAAAGGTTCGTCATTTTTCGAGTGAACAGGGATGCGGGTTCTCGAGCACATTCATATATAAGAGCCCGCGTCTTCGGTTTTTCAAAACACAATCCACGCTTTCGAAGGTTTTTGAAATAAGAACACGCGTTATCTAACAAAATTCAAGTGCCCGTATAGCACATCTGACGCGCGTCCAGAAATATGAGGTATTTTCGTttgaaaaa from Tubulanus polymorphus chromosome 11, tnTubPoly1.2, whole genome shotgun sequence encodes:
- the LOC141912925 gene encoding one cut domain family member 2-like, encoding MTMENMGELHNDQQIVIISSTGSGVGGDTTDSSAGSSSPSTAAVAAASDIINQQQQHEQQHDLSSPRSGTTSTTVVPAATVEVSAVANMIDASDFRAHQIVPEPTYQTLNGRMSPGYNATNHSYATLTPLQPLPPISTVSDKFSHGPSPSVSGGFTLMQNNTLGHVGNVMDMNAAAYRYDKISGMGMNMNMGHSLAGAAPAMSMMSSNGYAQQSLGSYPAYSQNGIHSPKPEHKPMVNLSPNTYDAYSRGLGGPGSRLGSPNHMMHQTLNGLSSPSPSSSGLRERPTSANDPTGGAGGSKHEIEEINTKELAQKISSELKRYSIPQAVFAQRVLCRSQGTLSDLLRNPKPWSKLKSGRETFRRMWKWLQEPEFQRMSALRLAVDATVKSEGGSGISYQGRYPCSGEQYTSMRLSGAEDLQSHLQQSALQACKRKEQESQAEENKAPKKPRLVFTDIQRRTLHAIFKETKRPSKEMQATIAQQLGLEVSTVANFFMNARRRSLDKWKDEDGNNNRESMPKT